The Anabas testudineus chromosome 11, fAnaTes1.2, whole genome shotgun sequence genome has a segment encoding these proteins:
- the dazl gene encoding deleted in azoospermia-like isoform X2 gives MDIHKPRTSNQTSPSLKLSNGYILPEGKLTPNALFVGGIDMKVDENEMRDFFARYGSVKEVKIITYRGGICKGYGFVYFNDDVNIQSIIEQQINFKGRKLKLGPAIMKERSSRSMPSRLVGPSPWMSPTQYFYCTCCSPMGGGMIQPSPILNGGNPYSQPYSYSNFGGVMIPQMPMNYAQNAYAYQSFVDCGVQTMLTVL, from the exons aTG GATATCCACAAGCCCAGGACCAGCAACCAGACTTCACCCTCCCTGAAGTTGTCCAATGGATACATTCTGCCTGAGGGCAAACTGACTCCCAACGCCCTCTTTGTCGGTGGGATTGACATGAAG gtggatgaaaatgaaatgcgGGACTTTTTTGCAAGATATGGTTCTGTTAAAGAAGTAAAGATTATCACATACCGTGGAGGAATCTGCAAAGG GTATGGATTTGTGTACTTCAATGATGATGTCAACATTCAGTCAATCATTGAG CAACAGATCAATTTTAAGGGCCGAAAACTCAAGCTGGGCCCAGCCATCATGAAAGAAAGGAGTTCTC GGTCCATGCCATCCCGTCTGGTTGGCCCAAGTCCTTGGATGAGTCCCACCCAGTACTTTTACTGTACTTGCTGCTCACCTATGGGAGGTGGGATGATTCAGCCTTCACCCATCCTCAATGGAGGCAACCCATACAGTCAG CCATACTCCTATTCCAACTTCGGAGGGGTCATGATCCCGCAGATGCCGATGAACTATGCACAGAACGCCTATGCCTACCAG AGCTTTGTGGACTGTGGAGTCCAGACAATGCTGACTGTGCTGTAG
- the dazl gene encoding deleted in azoospermia-like isoform X1 produces the protein MDIHKPRTSNQTSPSLKLSNGYILPEGKLTPNALFVGGIDMKVDENEMRDFFARYGSVKEVKIITYRGGICKGYGFVYFNDDVNIQSIIEQQINFKGRKLKLGPAIMKERSSRSMPSRLVGPSPWMSPTQYFYCTCCSPMGGGMIQPSPILNGGNPYSQPYSYSNFGGVMIPQMPMNYAQNAYAYQYTPPHWMADQRTRPVNQSFVDCGVQTMLTVL, from the exons aTG GATATCCACAAGCCCAGGACCAGCAACCAGACTTCACCCTCCCTGAAGTTGTCCAATGGATACATTCTGCCTGAGGGCAAACTGACTCCCAACGCCCTCTTTGTCGGTGGGATTGACATGAAG gtggatgaaaatgaaatgcgGGACTTTTTTGCAAGATATGGTTCTGTTAAAGAAGTAAAGATTATCACATACCGTGGAGGAATCTGCAAAGG GTATGGATTTGTGTACTTCAATGATGATGTCAACATTCAGTCAATCATTGAG CAACAGATCAATTTTAAGGGCCGAAAACTCAAGCTGGGCCCAGCCATCATGAAAGAAAGGAGTTCTC GGTCCATGCCATCCCGTCTGGTTGGCCCAAGTCCTTGGATGAGTCCCACCCAGTACTTTTACTGTACTTGCTGCTCACCTATGGGAGGTGGGATGATTCAGCCTTCACCCATCCTCAATGGAGGCAACCCATACAGTCAG CCATACTCCTATTCCAACTTCGGAGGGGTCATGATCCCGCAGATGCCGATGAACTATGCACAGAACGCCTATGCCTACCAG TATACTCCACCTCACTGGATGGCGGACCAGAGGACACGGCCTGTCAATCAG AGCTTTGTGGACTGTGGAGTCCAGACAATGCTGACTGTGCTGTAG